One Pseudomonas sp. C27(2019) DNA window includes the following coding sequences:
- the rlmN gene encoding 23S rRNA (adenine(2503)-C(2))-methyltransferase RlmN, with product MTTVTEKVNLLGLTREQLIAFFASIGEKKFRADQVMKWIHHFAVDDFAAMTNLSKALQEKLSACAEIRGPEIVSEDISSDGTRKWVVRVASGSCVETVYIPQGARGTLCVSSQAGCALDCSFCSTGKQGFNSDLTSAEIIGQVWIASKSFGSVPASAERAITNVVMMGMGEPLLNFDNVVSAMSIMLDDFGYGISKRKVTLSTAGVAPMVDKLGEHIDVSLALSLHAPNDELRNTLVPVNKKYPLHVVLAACKRYIAKLGEKRFLTIEYTLLKDINDQPEHAEQLVELLKDVPCKVNLIPFNPFPHSGYERPSNNAIRRFQDTLHHGGYSVTVRMPRGEDIDAACGQLVGQVQDRTRRSERYIAVRQVNS from the coding sequence ATGACAACTGTAACTGAAAAAGTGAATCTGCTTGGCTTAACGCGTGAGCAGTTGATTGCGTTTTTTGCCTCCATTGGTGAAAAAAAGTTTCGCGCTGATCAGGTTATGAAGTGGATTCACCATTTTGCTGTAGATGATTTTGCAGCCATGACCAATCTCAGTAAGGCGTTGCAAGAAAAGCTCAGTGCCTGTGCTGAAATTCGTGGGCCAGAAATCGTCAGTGAAGATATTTCCAGCGATGGCACCCGCAAATGGGTGGTGCGTGTTGCTTCAGGCAGCTGTGTTGAAACAGTGTATATACCGCAAGGTGCACGTGGTACTTTGTGTGTCTCCTCGCAAGCAGGTTGCGCGCTCGATTGCAGCTTCTGCTCAACAGGCAAGCAAGGTTTTAATAGTGATTTAACCAGTGCTGAAATTATTGGCCAAGTATGGATCGCGTCCAAGTCATTTGGCTCCGTTCCGGCTAGCGCTGAGCGTGCAATCACCAATGTGGTGATGATGGGTATGGGTGAGCCGCTGCTCAATTTTGATAATGTTGTCAGTGCTATGAGTATCATGCTGGATGATTTTGGCTATGGTATTTCTAAGCGCAAAGTGACCTTATCGACTGCTGGTGTGGCGCCGATGGTTGATAAACTCGGCGAGCATATTGATGTGTCTTTGGCTTTATCTTTGCATGCGCCAAATGATGAATTGCGCAATACTTTAGTTCCGGTCAATAAAAAGTATCCGCTGCATGTGGTGTTAGCGGCGTGTAAGCGTTACATCGCAAAGCTCGGTGAAAAACGTTTTTTAACCATTGAATATACCCTGCTTAAAGATATTAACGATCAGCCAGAGCACGCTGAACAATTGGTTGAATTGTTGAAAGATGTTCCTTGTAAGGTTAACTTAATCCCGTTTAACCCATTTCCGCATTCAGGTTACGAGCGTCCCAGCAATAATGCGATTCGTCGTTTCCAAGACACCTTGCACCATGGTGGTTATAGTGTGACAGTGCGCATGCCGCGTGGTGAAGATATTGATGCGGCCTGTGGGCAGTTGGTCGGGCAAGTACAAGACCGCACACGTCGTAGTGAGCGTTATATTGCCGTGCGCCAAGTTAATAGCTAA
- the iscA gene encoding iron-sulfur cluster assembly protein IscA: MAISLTEAAADHVRRSLEKRGSGQGIRLGVRTTGCSGMAYVLEFVDELEADDEVFESFGMKVIIDPKSLAYIDGTELDFVREGINEGFKFNNPNVRGECGCGESFSV, encoded by the coding sequence ATGGCAATCAGCTTAACAGAAGCCGCAGCAGATCATGTGCGGCGCTCACTTGAAAAGCGTGGTAGCGGCCAAGGTATTCGCCTTGGTGTGCGCACCACGGGTTGTTCGGGTATGGCGTATGTGCTTGAGTTTGTTGATGAGCTAGAAGCCGATGACGAAGTGTTTGAAAGCTTTGGCATGAAGGTCATTATTGACCCAAAAAGCCTTGCGTACATTGATGGCACCGAGCTTGATTTTGTCCGTGAAGGAATTAATGAAGGCTTCAAATTTAATAACCCCAACGTGCGTGGCGAATGCGGCTGCGGCGAAAGCTTCAGTGTGTAA
- the hscB gene encoding co-chaperone HscB, translating to MADTERVDYFALFDLQPTFVIDSQALAAKYRELAKEVHPDRFSSAPAAEQRLAVERAAQLNDAFQTLKSATLRALYLLRQHADLPDETTIEDGEFLFQQMEWREQLETLQEHADLEGLASFEQELRRARVAIDSAFDDCINDPQQREQAERLARRMQFLDKMFYEVRQLEERLDD from the coding sequence ATGGCAGACACCGAGCGCGTTGATTACTTTGCACTGTTTGATTTGCAGCCGACGTTTGTTATTGACAGCCAAGCGTTGGCTGCGAAATATCGTGAGCTGGCCAAAGAGGTGCATCCCGACCGGTTTAGTAGCGCGCCGGCTGCTGAGCAGCGTCTAGCAGTCGAGCGTGCTGCGCAGCTCAATGATGCATTTCAAACACTGAAGTCAGCGACCCTGCGTGCGCTGTATTTGTTGCGTCAGCATGCCGATTTGCCTGATGAAACAACCATCGAAGACGGTGAGTTTTTATTCCAGCAAATGGAGTGGCGCGAACAGCTTGAAACCTTGCAGGAGCACGCTGACCTTGAAGGCTTGGCGAGTTTTGAGCAAGAACTCAGACGGGCGCGCGTTGCAATAGACAGTGCTTTTGACGATTGCATCAATGATCCGCAGCAGCGTGAACAAGCTGAGCGCTTGGCGCGTCGTATGCAATTTTTGGATAAGATGTTTTATGAAGTGCGTCAGTTAGAAGAGCGCTTAGACGATTAA
- a CDS encoding IscS subfamily cysteine desulfurase codes for MKLPIYLDYSATTPVDPRVAEKMCECLTLDGNFGNAASRSHVYGWRAEEAIENARRQVADLIKADPREIVWTSGATESNNLAIKGVAHFYVSKGKHIVTSKLEHKAVLDTTRQLEREGYEVTYLDPTEDGLVTADMVAAAMREDTVLVSIMHVNNEIGTINDIAAIGELTRSKGVLFHVDAAQSAGKIEIDLEKLKVDLMSFSAHKAYGPKGMGALYVRRKPRVRLEAQMHGGGHERGMRSGTLATHQIVGMGEAFELARLEMAEENKRIAELNKRFYDKVRDMDELYLNGSATQRVPHNLNLSFNYVEGESLIMALKDMAVSSGSACTSASLEPSYVLRALGRSDELAHSSIRFTFGRFTTEEEVDHAAGQIREAVQRLRDLSPLWDMHNDGVDLSKVEWQAH; via the coding sequence ATGAAACTGCCGATTTATCTAGACTATTCAGCGACCACACCTGTTGATCCAAGGGTTGCTGAAAAAATGTGTGAATGCCTGACCTTAGACGGCAATTTTGGTAATGCGGCGTCACGCTCCCATGTGTATGGCTGGCGTGCTGAAGAAGCAATTGAAAACGCACGCCGTCAGGTTGCTGATCTGATTAAAGCAGACCCGCGTGAAATTGTTTGGACCTCAGGTGCTACGGAATCAAACAACTTAGCAATTAAAGGTGTTGCTCACTTTTATGTAAGCAAGGGTAAGCATATTGTTACCTCTAAGCTTGAGCACAAAGCGGTGCTTGATACCACGCGTCAACTTGAGCGTGAAGGCTATGAGGTCACCTATTTAGATCCAACTGAAGACGGTCTAGTGACTGCAGATATGGTTGCTGCTGCGATGCGTGAAGATACAGTTTTGGTGTCGATCATGCATGTCAATAACGAGATCGGTACTATTAATGACATTGCTGCAATTGGTGAGTTGACTCGCTCAAAAGGCGTGTTGTTCCATGTTGATGCAGCTCAGTCAGCCGGTAAAATTGAAATTGATCTTGAGAAGCTCAAAGTTGATTTGATGTCATTCTCTGCGCACAAGGCCTATGGACCTAAAGGTATGGGTGCGCTGTATGTGCGCCGTAAACCACGCGTACGCTTAGAAGCACAAATGCACGGCGGTGGACATGAGCGCGGTATGCGTTCGGGTACGCTAGCGACCCACCAGATCGTTGGTATGGGTGAGGCTTTTGAGTTGGCTCGCCTAGAAATGGCAGAAGAAAACAAGCGTATCGCAGAACTGAATAAGCGTTTTTATGACAAAGTGCGTGACATGGATGAGCTGTACTTAAATGGCAGTGCAACTCAGCGCGTGCCGCACAATTTAAACCTCAGCTTCAACTATGTTGAAGGTGAGTCATTGATTATGGCTTTAAAAGACATGGCTGTTTCCTCAGGTTCAGCCTGTACTTCGGCTTCGCTTGAGCCTTCCTATGTGCTGCGCGCGTTAGGCCGCAGTGATGAATTAGCGCACAGTTCAATTCGCTTCACCTTCGGCCGCTTTACTACCGAAGAAGAAGTTGATCACGCTGCCGGACAAATTCGCGAAGCAGTGCAGCGTCTACGTGATTTATCCCCGTTGTGGGATATGCATAATGACGGCGTTGATCTCTCTAAAGTTGAGTGGCAAGCACATTAA
- the pilW gene encoding type IV pilus biogenesis/stability protein PilW, protein MNVRTGLLLALCVVLSACVSSGNKPPLRTEEGRNQARDAYIQLGIGYLQQGSSEQAKMPLQKALDIDSNSADAHAALALVFQNELEPELADQHFRKALSQGVNPRIQNNYGSFLYEQGEYQKAFEQFTAASKDTMYGGRSRVFENMGLTALRLDNKPLAMKHFERSLRLNPQQPRALLEMALLLYERQDYVPAQRYYQSFTQLSEHSARSLLLGSRLAKIFQDRNQAASLGLQLKRLYPASAEYKQYQSEQ, encoded by the coding sequence ATGAATGTTCGAACGGGACTCTTGCTGGCTTTATGTGTTGTGCTCAGTGCATGCGTGTCAAGCGGTAACAAGCCGCCATTACGTACTGAAGAGGGTCGCAATCAGGCACGTGATGCGTACATTCAGTTAGGCATTGGTTATTTGCAGCAAGGCAGTTCTGAACAAGCAAAGATGCCATTACAAAAAGCCTTGGATATTGACTCTAACAGTGCAGATGCGCATGCTGCTTTAGCTTTAGTGTTTCAAAATGAACTAGAGCCTGAGCTGGCTGATCAGCATTTTCGTAAAGCACTGTCGCAAGGTGTCAATCCCCGCATTCAAAACAACTACGGTAGTTTTTTGTACGAACAGGGTGAGTATCAGAAAGCCTTTGAGCAATTTACTGCAGCTTCAAAAGACACCATGTATGGTGGGCGCTCACGGGTTTTTGAAAACATGGGACTAACTGCTTTGCGCTTAGATAATAAGCCTTTGGCGATGAAGCATTTTGAGCGATCGTTGCGCTTAAACCCGCAGCAGCCGCGAGCATTGTTAGAGATGGCGTTGTTATTGTATGAGCGACAAGACTACGTTCCTGCACAGCGCTATTATCAATCTTTTACACAGCTGAGCGAGCATTCTGCGCGCAGCTTATTACTCGGTTCACGTTTGGCTAAAATATTCCAAGACCGAAATCAAGCCGCTAGTTTAGGGCTGCAACTTAAGCGTTTGTATCCTGCGAGTGCTGAGTACAAACAGTATCAATCGGAGCAGTGA
- the hscA gene encoding Fe-S protein assembly chaperone HscA produces MALLQIAEPGQSPQPHQQRLAVGIDLGTTNSLVATVRDGIAQALPDAQGRVALSSAVRYHADRIEVGRSAREAAASDPYNCILSVKRLMGRGLADVQQLGEQLPYRFQAGKSHMPFIETVQGPKSPVEVSASILQALRERGEAALGGELVGVVITVPAYFDDAQRQATKDAARLAGLNVLRLLNEPTAAAVAYGLDQQAEGVVAIYDLGGGTFDVSILRLSRGVFEVLATGGDSALGGDDFDHAIAHWVIEQAGLSSDLAPSAQRDLLELACAAKETLTTQEHVAVEYAGWQGSLTRDVFDALIEPLVARSLRACRRALRDSEVELDEIESVVMVGGSTRVPLVRARVGELFNCAPKIDIDPDQVVAIGAAIQADTLVGNKREGDELLLLDVTPLSLGLETMGDLVEKIIPRNTTIPVTRAQDFTTARDGQTAMAVHVLQGERELVSDCRSLARFELRGIPPMVAGAAKIRVTFQVDADGLLGVTARELGSGVEASIQVKPSYGLTDTEISSMLKESFENAELDKQARALQEQRVDAERLLETVRAALHADADALLTAQERVAIEERMSALDEVRKAEDINAIARHVQQLNHATNVFAARRLDATVKSALAGRQLNEMEG; encoded by the coding sequence ATGGCCTTACTACAGATTGCCGAACCTGGACAAAGCCCCCAGCCTCATCAACAGCGCCTCGCCGTTGGGATTGACTTAGGTACTACCAACTCATTAGTGGCGACCGTGCGTGATGGTATAGCGCAAGCATTACCTGATGCCCAAGGGCGCGTCGCACTCTCATCTGCTGTGCGTTATCACGCTGATCGAATCGAAGTCGGACGTAGTGCGCGTGAAGCTGCAGCCAGTGATCCGTATAATTGTATTTTGTCAGTAAAGCGTCTGATGGGGCGCGGACTTGCTGATGTGCAGCAATTGGGTGAGCAGTTGCCTTACCGCTTTCAGGCTGGCAAATCACACATGCCGTTTATTGAGACGGTGCAGGGGCCTAAGAGCCCGGTCGAAGTATCAGCCAGTATTTTACAAGCACTGCGTGAGCGCGGTGAGGCTGCGCTAGGCGGAGAGCTGGTGGGTGTGGTAATCACTGTGCCGGCTTACTTTGATGATGCGCAGCGCCAAGCCACCAAAGATGCGGCACGTTTAGCGGGTCTAAATGTTTTACGTTTGCTCAATGAGCCGACAGCGGCTGCCGTTGCCTATGGCTTGGATCAGCAGGCGGAAGGTGTGGTTGCTATTTATGATTTGGGCGGCGGCACCTTTGATGTGTCCATTTTACGTTTGAGTCGTGGCGTGTTTGAAGTGTTGGCAACCGGCGGTGATAGTGCGCTCGGTGGTGATGACTTTGATCATGCGATTGCGCATTGGGTGATTGAACAAGCAGGCTTATCCAGTGATCTGGCGCCGAGCGCGCAACGCGATTTGTTGGAGCTGGCCTGTGCTGCAAAAGAAACTTTAACCACACAAGAGCATGTTGCTGTTGAGTATGCCGGTTGGCAGGGCAGTTTAACCCGTGATGTATTTGATGCGTTGATTGAACCTTTGGTTGCGCGCAGCCTCAGGGCCTGCCGGCGCGCACTGCGCGATTCTGAAGTTGAGCTTGATGAAATTGAGTCGGTGGTTATGGTGGGGGGCTCAACCCGTGTACCTCTGGTGCGAGCGCGCGTTGGTGAGCTGTTTAATTGCGCGCCAAAGATTGATATCGATCCTGATCAAGTGGTTGCCATTGGTGCTGCGATTCAAGCCGATACTTTAGTTGGGAATAAACGTGAAGGCGATGAGTTACTGCTGCTTGATGTCACGCCATTGTCGCTCGGCCTAGAAACCATGGGTGATTTAGTCGAGAAAATTATTCCACGTAACACCACCATACCTGTGACCCGCGCGCAAGACTTTACCACTGCACGCGACGGACAAACGGCAATGGCTGTGCACGTGCTGCAGGGTGAGCGAGAGTTGGTCAGTGATTGCCGCTCATTGGCGCGTTTTGAGCTGCGCGGTATACCACCGATGGTTGCCGGTGCTGCAAAAATACGTGTGACCTTTCAGGTCGATGCGGATGGCCTGCTTGGGGTAACTGCGCGTGAGCTGGGTAGTGGTGTTGAGGCGAGTATTCAGGTGAAGCCTTCTTATGGTTTAACCGACACAGAAATTAGCAGCATGCTCAAAGAGTCATTTGAGAATGCTGAGCTGGATAAACAAGCCCGCGCGTTACAAGAGCAGCGTGTTGATGCCGAGCGTTTGTTAGAAACTGTTCGTGCCGCGCTGCACGCTGACGCCGATGCGTTATTGACAGCGCAGGAGCGTGTTGCAATCGAAGAGCGTATGAGTGCGCTGGATGAGGTGCGTAAAGCTGAGGATATCAACGCTATCGCACGCCATGTCCAGCAGCTTAATCATGCAACGAACGTGTTCGCTGCACGCCGCCTTGATGCCACTGTGAAATCCGCTTTGGCTGGGCGACAACTTAATGAAATGGAGGGTTAA
- the trmJ gene encoding tRNA (cytosine(32)/uridine(32)-2'-O)-methyltransferase TrmJ, whose translation MLEKIRVVLVNTSHPGNIGGAARAMKNMGLKSLVLVDPIKYPHPDANSRAAGADDILENTRVVATLEEALEGCSVVLGTSARDRRIPWPLLDPREAADTCLHTWQADHDAEVALVFGREYAGLTNEELQRCQYHIHIPADPEFSSLNLAAAVQVLTYEVRMAWLKETHQPTHMPEVEATGMLGAAPATHDSLELFYQHLQDTLVEIDFLDPAKPRHLMARLRRIFARSQLKKSEVNILRGILTETQKAARGEIAQRRGEHV comes from the coding sequence GTGCTGGAAAAAATTCGCGTGGTTTTAGTCAACACCAGTCACCCAGGTAATATCGGTGGGGCTGCCCGAGCGATGAAAAACATGGGGCTCAAGTCCTTGGTGCTGGTTGATCCGATCAAGTACCCGCACCCTGATGCCAATTCGCGTGCGGCGGGTGCTGATGATATTCTCGAAAATACACGGGTGGTGGCAACGCTAGAGGAGGCACTAGAGGGCTGTAGCGTAGTGCTAGGTACCAGTGCGCGTGATCGACGCATTCCTTGGCCATTACTTGATCCGCGCGAAGCTGCTGACACTTGTTTGCACACATGGCAGGCTGATCATGATGCTGAGGTGGCTTTGGTCTTTGGCCGTGAGTATGCTGGCCTGACGAATGAAGAGTTGCAGCGTTGTCAGTACCATATTCATATTCCTGCTGACCCTGAGTTCAGTTCTTTAAACTTGGCTGCTGCGGTGCAGGTATTGACCTATGAGGTGCGCATGGCGTGGTTAAAAGAAACCCATCAGCCGACCCATATGCCGGAAGTTGAAGCAACGGGAATGCTAGGTGCGGCGCCGGCCACACATGATTCTTTAGAGTTGTTCTATCAGCATTTGCAGGACACTTTGGTTGAGATTGATTTTCTTGACCCTGCCAAGCCAAGGCATTTAATGGCACGGTTGCGCCGTATTTTTGCGCGCAGCCAATTGAAAAAATCTGAAGTGAATATTTTGCGTGGTATTTTGACCGAAACTCAGAAAGCTGCGCGCGGTGAAATTGCACAACGTCGAGGTGAGCATGTTTAA
- the iscU gene encoding Fe-S cluster assembly scaffold IscU — protein sequence MAYSDKVLDHYENPRNVGKMDADAADVGTGMVGAPACGDVMRLQIQVSDDGVIQDAKFKTYGCGSAIASSSLATEWMKGKTIDEAELIKNTTIAEELALPPVKIHCSVLAEDAIKAAVRDYKQKKGLIKEV from the coding sequence ATGGCATACAGTGATAAGGTCTTAGACCACTACGAGAATCCCCGTAACGTTGGCAAAATGGATGCTGATGCAGCTGATGTAGGTACCGGCATGGTCGGCGCTCCGGCGTGTGGCGATGTGATGCGCCTGCAAATTCAAGTCAGTGATGACGGTGTGATTCAAGATGCAAAATTTAAAACGTACGGCTGTGGGTCTGCGATTGCATCCAGCTCACTTGCTACAGAATGGATGAAAGGTAAAACCATTGATGAGGCTGAGTTGATTAAAAACACCACTATTGCTGAAGAGTTGGCGTTGCCACCCGTGAAAATTCACTGCTCAGTTTTAGCGGAAGATGCGATCAAAGCTGCGGTACGTGATTACAAGCAGAAAAAAGGCTTAATCAAAGAGGTTTGA
- a CDS encoding inositol monophosphatase family protein: MQPMLNIALRAARSAGELIVRSIERLDTISVSEKDAKDYVTEIDRSAEQAIISAIHKAHPDHGINAEESGRIAGKGEGADYEWIIDPLDGTTNFIHGVPHFAVSIACKYRGRLEHAVIIDPIRQEEFTASRGRGAAFNGRRIRVSKRKTLDNALLATGFPFREGQIAHMDNYMSMFKDLAVQSAGIRRAGAASLDLAYVAAGRYDAFWEYGLSEWDMAAGVLLIQEAGGLVSDFNGDHNFLDSGHIVAGGPKCFKAVLTTIQPFVPQSFK, from the coding sequence ATGCAGCCTATGCTGAATATCGCGCTGCGCGCTGCTCGCAGTGCGGGTGAATTAATTGTGCGTTCAATTGAGCGCTTAGATACGATCTCGGTCAGTGAGAAAGACGCAAAAGATTACGTCACCGAGATTGATCGCTCCGCTGAGCAGGCGATTATTAGCGCCATTCATAAAGCTCACCCAGATCACGGCATCAATGCCGAAGAAAGTGGTCGCATCGCCGGAAAAGGCGAAGGCGCTGATTACGAGTGGATCATTGACCCACTTGACGGCACCACTAACTTTATTCACGGCGTACCCCACTTTGCTGTCAGCATTGCATGCAAATACCGTGGCCGTCTTGAGCACGCAGTCATTATCGACCCTATTCGTCAAGAAGAGTTTACCGCCAGCCGCGGCCGTGGCGCTGCCTTCAATGGACGTCGCATACGCGTTAGCAAGCGTAAAACCTTAGACAATGCGCTACTGGCAACTGGTTTTCCATTCCGTGAAGGTCAGATTGCACATATGGACAACTACATGTCGATGTTTAAAGACCTCGCTGTGCAGTCGGCCGGCATTCGTCGCGCAGGTGCTGCAAGCCTAGATCTCGCTTATGTTGCTGCAGGTCGCTACGATGCTTTTTGGGAGTACGGCTTATCTGAATGGGATATGGCTGCAGGCGTACTCTTAATTCAAGAGGCCGGCGGTTTAGTCAGCGATTTTAATGGCGACCATAACTTTTTAGATAGTGGCCACATTGTTGCTGGCGGTCCTAAGTGTTTTAAAGCAGTGCTGACAACCATTCAGCCTTTTGTACCGCAAAGCTTTAAATAA
- the ndk gene encoding nucleoside-diphosphate kinase gives MTVQRTFSIIKPDAVAKNVVGEITSRFEKAGLRVVASKMLQLSEREAGGFYAEHKERPFYNDLVSFMTSGPVIVQVLEGENAIAANRELMGATNPKEAAAGTIRADFAVSIDENAVHGSDSEAAAAREISYFFAATEVCDRIR, from the coding sequence ATGACTGTTCAACGTACATTCTCAATCATCAAGCCTGACGCTGTTGCAAAAAACGTTGTTGGTGAAATCACTTCACGTTTTGAAAAAGCAGGTTTACGCGTTGTTGCTTCAAAAATGCTGCAATTGTCAGAGCGCGAAGCAGGCGGTTTTTACGCTGAGCACAAAGAGCGTCCTTTCTACAATGATCTCGTTAGTTTTATGACCTCAGGCCCTGTTATCGTTCAGGTTTTAGAAGGCGAGAACGCAATTGCTGCCAACCGTGAACTGATGGGCGCAACCAACCCTAAAGAAGCTGCTGCAGGCACGATCCGCGCAGATTTCGCAGTATCTATTGATGAAAACGCTGTGCATGGTTCTGACTCAGAAGCAGCTGCTGCACGTGAAATTTCATACTTCTTCGCAGCAACTGAAGTATGTGACCGCATCCGTTAA
- the iscR gene encoding Fe-S cluster assembly transcriptional regulator IscR yields MRLTTKGRYAVTAMLDLALNAQDGPVPLADISERQGISLSYLEQLFAKLRRGALVNSVRGPGGGYRLAYAPADIQIVQVIDAVDESVDATRCQGLGDCQDGDECLTHRLWCDLSKQIHSFLSGISLADLVARQDIQKVALRQNQRAANKIQASTLE; encoded by the coding sequence ATGCGACTGACAACCAAAGGCCGCTATGCCGTGACAGCGATGCTTGATTTGGCATTGAATGCACAGGACGGGCCAGTGCCTCTTGCAGATATATCTGAAAGACAAGGAATATCCCTATCCTATCTTGAGCAGTTGTTTGCAAAATTGCGCCGCGGTGCGCTCGTCAATAGTGTTCGAGGGCCTGGTGGTGGCTACCGGTTGGCGTATGCGCCTGCTGATATTCAGATTGTTCAGGTTATAGATGCAGTGGATGAGTCTGTTGACGCTACTCGCTGCCAGGGTTTAGGTGACTGCCAGGACGGTGATGAGTGCTTAACTCATCGTTTATGGTGTGATTTAAGTAAACAAATACACAGTTTTTTAAGTGGTATCAGCTTGGCGGATCTGGTTGCGCGCCAAGACATTCAAAAAGTTGCATTGCGTCAGAATCAGCGCGCAGCAAATAAAATTCAGGCGTCCACCTTAGAGTGA
- a CDS encoding RodZ domain-containing protein: MSDASLETDVQTVAVGDVLRNARLAADWTIAEVANKLNLTANAVESIEASQFERLPGVTFARGYIRSYAKVLGLNADQLVEQFDKQVGSSTIDSAVHSIDRVGEARRVSRGMLQFSAFAVFVIAAGAAYYAWQTFNAAKPQDSSQSAVFDRVEVERADGSVHVQTLDELEEQAGDIALESDPADSTELTEQSLLDNEEEQPVQTEQAIELNEASSDAQLQLEPGMGVLQLSFANDSWVRVQDADGTEISSGLNRAGQQLNVTGKAPLNIHLGYAKGVSIIYNGEPVDFSASISGETARITLGQ; encoded by the coding sequence ATGAGCGATGCATCTTTAGAGACAGACGTGCAAACTGTTGCGGTAGGCGACGTTCTACGCAACGCGCGGCTAGCCGCCGACTGGACCATAGCGGAAGTGGCTAACAAGCTAAATCTGACTGCTAATGCAGTAGAGTCTATAGAAGCAAGCCAGTTTGAGCGCCTGCCGGGTGTTACTTTTGCGCGTGGTTATATCCGCAGCTATGCAAAAGTGCTGGGCTTGAATGCTGATCAGCTGGTTGAGCAGTTTGACAAGCAGGTTGGTAGCAGCACTATAGACAGTGCGGTGCACAGTATTGATCGAGTCGGTGAGGCACGTCGCGTTTCGCGCGGCATGCTGCAGTTCAGTGCCTTTGCGGTTTTTGTGATTGCCGCAGGTGCTGCCTACTATGCTTGGCAAACATTTAATGCAGCAAAACCACAAGACAGTAGCCAGTCAGCCGTTTTTGATCGTGTTGAAGTTGAGCGTGCCGATGGTTCTGTACATGTGCAGACCCTAGATGAGCTGGAAGAGCAAGCGGGTGATATTGCTTTAGAATCTGATCCGGCGGACAGTACAGAGTTGACAGAACAATCATTGCTCGATAACGAAGAAGAGCAACCTGTGCAAACGGAGCAAGCGATTGAGCTTAATGAGGCGAGCAGCGATGCACAATTACAGCTTGAACCTGGAATGGGTGTTTTGCAGCTGAGTTTTGCTAATGACAGCTGGGTGCGTGTACAGGATGCCGATGGTACAGAAATAAGCAGTGGTTTAAATCGTGCGGGTCAGCAGTTGAATGTTACCGGTAAAGCGCCGCTCAATATCCATTTAGGTTATGCCAAAGGTGTAAGCATTATTTATAATGGTGAGCCTGTCGACTTTAGTGCGTCGATTAGTGGCGAAACCGCCAGAATTACACTGGGCCAATAG
- the iscX gene encoding Fe-S cluster assembly protein IscX, with translation MKLKWIDVLEIAISLSEKHEDIDPRTINFVNLRRLVTELPEFDDDPERSGEKILEAIQAAWIEEIE, from the coding sequence ATGAAATTAAAATGGATAGATGTGCTTGAAATTGCTATTTCGCTCAGTGAAAAGCATGAAGATATTGATCCGCGCACGATTAATTTTGTGAATTTACGCCGCTTAGTAACCGAGCTGCCTGAGTTTGATGATGACCCTGAGCGCAGTGGTGAGAAAATTCTTGAAGCTATACAAGCAGCTTGGATTGAAGAAATAGAGTAG